The Carassius auratus strain Wakin chromosome 5, ASM336829v1, whole genome shotgun sequence genome includes a window with the following:
- the LOC113081807 gene encoding glucose-6-phosphate exchanger SLC37A2-like — MRSLAPGIKLITSFSRDSWYRFFILIVTFVFYTTYHLSRKPISIVKSQLHRNCSYVVHPADLNITDNDTWCDWAPFDQNNYQYLFGVLDNCFLVAYAIGMFFSGMFGERLPLRYYLSSGMILSGLFTVLFGLGFYWQIHALWYYCLVQALNGLVQTTGWPAVVACVGNWFGKGKRGFIMGIWNSHTSVGNILGSLIAGVYVSSSWGLSFIVPGIIIASAGVICFLFLVEKPEDVNCTLPQHHESVEQEPLLRTASSNEEISSTNTSTAVEPAEDHTEAISFCGALRIPGVVEFSLCLLFAKLVSYTFLYWLPLYIANVAHFDPKEAGDLSTLFDVGGIVGGILAGVISDYSGGRATTCCAMLIIAAPMLFLYNKIGQNGLPTTIGMLLWCGALVNGPYALITTAVSADLGTHECLRGNSRALSTVTAIIDGTGSIGAAIGPLLAGLISPTGWNNVFYMLIAADVLACLLLSRLVYKEVRGWCGYSSRQRGFKEI, encoded by the exons ATGAGATCGCTTGCCCCGGGAATCAAACTCATCACCTCTTTCTCTAGAGACAGCTG GTACCGATTCTTCATCCTCATCGTCACGTTTGTCTTCTATACCACCTATCACCTCTCTCGAAAGCCTATCAGTATTGTCAAG AGCCAGCTGCACAGAAACTGCTCTTATGTTGTTCATCCAGCAGACCTCAACATCACTGACAATGACACCTGGTGCGATTGGGCTCCTTTTG accAGAACAATTACCAGTACCTATTTGGAGTGTTGGACAACTGCTTCCTCGTTGCTTATGCTATTGGCATGTTCTTTAG TGGGATGTTTGGAGAGCGATTGCCTTTGCGTTACTACCTGAGCTCAGGGATGATCCTCAGTGGCCTTTTCACGGTTCTCTTTGGCCTGGGCTTTTACTGGCAAATCCACGCTCTGTGGTATTACTGCTTAGTTCAG GCCTTGAATGGGCTGGTGCAGACTACAGGCTGGCCAGCGGTGGTAGCTTGTGTTGGGAACTGGTTTGGGAAGGGAAA GCGTGGATTCATCATGGGGATCTGGAACTCTCATACCTCAGTAGGAAACATCCTGGGCTCCCTCATCGCTGGGGTCTATGTGTCGTCCTCGTGGGGCCTGTCATTCATTGTGCCTGGAATCATCATCGCTTCTGCTGGAGTCATCTGCTTTTTATTCTTGGTTGAAA aacCTGAAGATGTGAACTGTACTCTACCACAACACCAT GAGAGTGTGGAGCAGGAGCCTCTACTGAGGACCGCGTCCAGTAATGAAGAGATCTCCAGCACTAACACCTCCACAGCCGTAGAGCCGGCGGAGGATCACACAGAAGCCATCAGCTTCTGCGGCGCACTCAGGATTCCT GGAGTGGTGGAGTTCTCTCTGTGTTTGCTTTTTGCTAAGCTGGTCAGCTACACCTTCCTCTACTGGCTTCCTTTATACATCGCTAATGTCG CTCATTTTGACCCTAAAGAAGCTGGGGACCTGTCTACGTTGTTTGATGTTGGAGGAATTGTGG GTGGCATCCTGGCTGGAGTGATATCAGACTACAGTGGAGGCAGAGCCACTACTTGCTGTGCCATGTTGATCATTGCTGCTCCTATG CTGTTCCTGTACAATAAAATTGGGCAGAATGGCTTGCCGACCACCATTG GCATGCTGCTGTGGTGTGGTGCTCTCGTGAATGGACCCTATGCCCTCATCACCACTGCTGTATCAGCTGACCTA GGGACCCACGAGTGCCTGAGAGGGAACTCTAGAGCACTGTCCACTGTGACCGCTATTATTGACGGCACCGGATCAATAG GCGCAGCTATTGGGCCTCTGTTGGCTGGTCTGATTTCTCCCACCGGTTGGAATAATGTTTTCTACATGCTCATTGCTGCTGATGTGCTGGCCTGTCTG CTATTGTCCAGGCTGGTGTATAAGGAGGTCAGAGGATGGTGCGGATACTCTTCACGGCAGAGAGG GTTCAAAGAGATCTGA
- the LOC113081822 gene encoding coiled-coil domain-containing protein 15-like isoform X1 yields MSQPLFASPLTTELPKCFGLMRIRRSCFIYNGVSFFIRERQSQFPVYRRHFMDIERERVKEHRRYGNHLKRTARIKNEKEQLRKAEEKKMERQRQQEEERKDMAEREDLILERLRLDEEEAAEKVERQEKTKSIKESKWYIEAMQALMKEKLEKDKVKLPPLCCCGDTFWDSHPYTCANNCIFYNNPKAYALALQSVLLSCDLK; encoded by the exons ATGAGCCAGCCACTGTTTGCTTCACCACTAACTACAGAGCTTCCCAAGTGCTTTGGCCTCATGAGAATCAGGAGGAGCTGCTTTATTTACAACGGTGTCTCCTTTTTTATTAGGGAG AGGCAGTCTCAGTTCCCCGTGTATCGACGGCATTTCATGGACATTGAGCGAGAGCGAGTGAAGGAGCACAGAAGATATGGGAACCATCTGAAGAGAACTGCAAG GATTAAGAATGAAAAAGAACAACTCAGGAAAGCGGAGGAGAAGAAGATGGAGAGGCAGCGACAGCAGGAGGAGGAAAGAAAAGACATGGCTGAGAGGGAGGATTTGATTTTGGAGCGATTGAGGCTTGATGAGGAGGAGGCAGCAGAGAAGGTAGAGAGACAAGAGAAAACAAAGAGCATCAAAGAAAGCAAATG GTACATAGAAGCCATGCAGGCTCTAATGAAAGAGAAGCTGGAGAAGGATAAAGTCAAACTCCCTCCTCTGTGCTGCTGTGGAGACACTTTCTGGGACAGCCATCCTTACACCTGCGCCAACAACTGCATCTTCTACAACAATCCTAAAG CTTATGCTCTGGCTCTGCAGTCGGTCTTACTAAGCTGTGATCTGAAGTAA
- the LOC113081822 gene encoding coiled-coil domain-containing protein 15-like isoform X2 produces MSQPLFASPLTTELPKCFGLMRIRRSCFIYNGVSFFIRESQFPVYRRHFMDIERERVKEHRRYGNHLKRTARIKNEKEQLRKAEEKKMERQRQQEEERKDMAEREDLILERLRLDEEEAAEKVERQEKTKSIKESKWYIEAMQALMKEKLEKDKVKLPPLCCCGDTFWDSHPYTCANNCIFYNNPKAYALALQSVLLSCDLK; encoded by the exons ATGAGCCAGCCACTGTTTGCTTCACCACTAACTACAGAGCTTCCCAAGTGCTTTGGCCTCATGAGAATCAGGAGGAGCTGCTTTATTTACAACGGTGTCTCCTTTTTTATTAGGGAG TCTCAGTTCCCCGTGTATCGACGGCATTTCATGGACATTGAGCGAGAGCGAGTGAAGGAGCACAGAAGATATGGGAACCATCTGAAGAGAACTGCAAG GATTAAGAATGAAAAAGAACAACTCAGGAAAGCGGAGGAGAAGAAGATGGAGAGGCAGCGACAGCAGGAGGAGGAAAGAAAAGACATGGCTGAGAGGGAGGATTTGATTTTGGAGCGATTGAGGCTTGATGAGGAGGAGGCAGCAGAGAAGGTAGAGAGACAAGAGAAAACAAAGAGCATCAAAGAAAGCAAATG GTACATAGAAGCCATGCAGGCTCTAATGAAAGAGAAGCTGGAGAAGGATAAAGTCAAACTCCCTCCTCTGTGCTGCTGTGGAGACACTTTCTGGGACAGCCATCCTTACACCTGCGCCAACAACTGCATCTTCTACAACAATCCTAAAG CTTATGCTCTGGCTCTGCAGTCGGTCTTACTAAGCTGTGATCTGAAGTAA
- the LOC113081874 gene encoding hepatocyte cell adhesion molecule-like, translated as MKAQKEAFSRASAAFAAPLLLILAVLIHSACVQGVNITSLESLIRGTVGGEALLPIRYSSTSLDPPVIKWQLKRDKPITVVQSIGTEIIGNLRPEYRDRILVFENGTLLLHNLKLSDEGTYEVEISITDDTFTGESSIDLTVDEPISKPHVHMVTSTVLELMENFTLNCTHETGTKTTYGWAKGGHPLLNETRLLLSPDQKVVTITRVQMVDDDVYSCMVENPISSMRSLPVRLTVYKRSSLYIILSTVGIFLLVTLVTVCACWKPSKKSKKQKSKTIKPRAISQNHHIRYGDVKPEDDAIPVMTDHERRNPVSLYILKEKDSLPGEPASTCETCTSNSSSPPSYSSSVPPPSDLLEPPARSSRGYPRTHTKSPPRHRRRKGHSQSPPAPSSPSSRGSVQASQRTASFSPARIPEDPSTPPQEPRGSPKT; from the exons ATGAAGGCACAGAAGGAGGCTTTCTCTCGGGCATCAGCTGCTTTTGCTGCTCCTCTCCTCTTGATCCTTGCCGTTCTGATTCACTCAG CATGTGTTCAGGGAGTGAACATCACCAGTCTCGAGTCTCTAATCAGAGGGACGGTGGGCGGAGAAGCTCTGCTCCCCATCCGATACTCAAGCACCAGTCTGGATCCTCCTGTAATCAAATGGCAGCTGAAAAGGGACAAACCTATTACAGTGGTCCAGTCCATTGGCACGGAGATCATTGGAAACCTGCGACCGGAATACAGAGACCGCATCCTTGTGTTTGAGAATGGAACGCTGCTACTCCATAATCTCAAGCTGTCTGATGAGGGCACTTATGAAGTAGAGATCTCCATCACCGATGACACCTTCACTGGAGAGAGCAGCATCGATCTGACAGTCGATG AGCCAATTTCTAAGCCACATGTCCACATGGTCACCTCCACCGTGCTGGAACTGATGGAGAATTTCACACTGAACTGCACCCATGAAACAGGCACTAAGACCACCTACGGCTGGGCTAAAGGTGGTCATCCATTACTCAACGAGACCCGTCTGCTGCTGTCCCCGGATCAGAAggtcgtgaccatcacccgtgtTCAGATGGTTGATGATGACGTCTACAGCTGCATGGTGGAGAACCCTATTAGTAGCATGAGAAGTCTACCAGTCAGACTCACCGTTTACA AAAGAAGCTCTCTTTATATCATACTGTCTACAGTTGGCATCTTCCTCCTTGTCACCCTTGTAACTGTGTGTGCTTGCTGGAAGCCGTCTAAaaa ATCAAAAAAACAGAAGTCCAAAACTATTAAACCACGAGCCATTTCTCAAAATCATCACATCAGGTATGGAGACGTCAAGCCAGAGG ATGATGCCATCCCAGTAATGACTGATCACGAGCGCAGGAATCCTGTATCACTCTACATCTTAAAAGAGAAG GATTCTCTTCCTGGCGAACCAGCGTCAACGTGTGAAACATGCACCTCCAACAGCAGCAGCCCACCGAGCTACAGCAGCTCAGTACCTCCTCCATCCGACCTGCTCGAGCCGCCAGCGCGCTCCTCTCGCGGATACCCTCGCACCCACACTAAATCCCCACCGCGCCATCGACGGAGGAAGGGACACAGTCAGAGCCCACCAGCCCCCTCCTCGCCCAGCAGCCGAGGGTCTGTTCAAGCCTCTCAGCGCACTGCGTCCTTTTCTCCAGCCAGGATTCCTGAGGATCCATCCACCCCTCCACAGGAACCCAGAGGCTCCCCAAAAACATAG